The following coding sequences are from one Coffea arabica cultivar ET-39 chromosome 11e, Coffea Arabica ET-39 HiFi, whole genome shotgun sequence window:
- the LOC113718468 gene encoding beta-glucosidase 18-like, which yields MLSSSSFLLFILIISANPCVRAYNEGGNGIAEEFEDVKRSDFPAGFLFGVSTSSYQIEGAILEDGKSLSDWDVFVRKIGNIKNGDTGDTATDHYHRYMEDIEIIHSLGVDAYRFSISWPRILPNGKSGGVNAAGIMFYNSIIDNLLLRGIQPFVTIYHWDMPQVLSDKYGGWLNPLIQDDFLHFAETCFKNFGDRVRYWVTINEPNTVAECAYEWGKHPPGHCSPPLGNCSAGNSDTEPLIAVHNMLLAHAKASKLYREQFLPKQEGVIGMVLHSFMFEPLTDDEHNKEAADRALAFNLAWALDPLVFGDYPPEMRRYHGNELPKFTSEERLLIRDSIDFIGLNHYSTLYAKDCIHSSCSCSGSACLPGGDRAILGFVSTSAENGGVLIGEPTGMPRFSVVPRGMEEIVDYTVNRYDNKPIFITENGYSSPLQQDQLDDLQRDVKRIEFHQAYLSSLARAMRNGADVRGYFVWTLMDNFEWSFGYDVKFGLYSVDRATLNRNPRSSAKWYRNFLRNISSNGMKPRTAFSLWNKVGRAEEE from the exons ATGCTCTCGTCGTCCTCTTTTCTGCTCTTCATATTAATCATTTCTGCAAATCCTTGTGTAAGAGCCTATAATGAAGGAGGCAATGGAATAGCAGAAGAGTTTGAAGATGTCAAAAGATCAGATTTCCCAGCTGGATTTCTCTTCGGTGTTTCCACTTCTTCATATCAA ATTGAGGGTGCAATTCTTGAAGATGGAAAGAGCCTTAGTGACTGGGATGTTTTTGTCCGCAAAATTG GTAATATAAAGAATGGAGACACCGGAGATACAGCAACTGACCATTACCATCGTTACATG GAAGATATTGAGATAATCCATTCCCTTGGGGTGGATGCTTACCGTTTCTCCATTTCCTGGCCAAGGATACTTCCAA ATGGGAAATCCGGTGGTGTTAATGCAGCTGGAATCATGTTCTACAATAGTATTATTGATAACCTTTTACTCCGAG GCATTCAGCCATTTGTGACAATTTACCACTGGGACATGCCTCAAGTGCTTAGTGACAAATACGGGGGCTGGCTCAATCCTCTGATTCA GGATGATTTCCTCCATTTTGCTGAaacatgtttcaagaattttggtGATCGGGTGAGGTATTGGGTGACCATAAATGAACCAAATACAGTTGCAGAATGCGCCTATGAATGGGGAAAACATCCTCCAGGTCATTGCTCCCCTCCTTTGGGCAACTGTTCAGCTGGTAATTCAGATACCGAGCCCCTAATTGCAGTGCATAACATGTTACTTGCACATGCCAAGGCTTCCAAACTCTATCGCGAGCAGTTTCTG CCCAAACAAGAAGGTGTAATAGGAATGGTGCTCCACTCGTTTATGTTTGAACCATTAACTGATGATGAGCATAACAAGGAAGCTGCAGATAGGGCTTTGGCTTTTAATCTGGCTTG GGCTTTGGATCCTCTCGTGTTTGGTGATTATCCTCCAGAAATGCGTCGATACCATGGGAATGAGTTACCCAAATTCACATCAGAGGAGAGACTGCTCATAAGGGATAGCATTGACTTCATTGGACTAAACCACTATTCAACTCTTTATGCCAAGGATTGCATACACTCAAGTTGTTCCTGCTCTGGCTCTGCCTGTCTCCCCGGTGGAGACCGTGCCATCCTAGGCTTTGTCTCCACATCTGCAGAGAATGGTGGTGTTTTGATTGGAGAACCT ACAGGGATGCCTAGATTCAGTGTTGTTCCAAGAGGAATGGAAGAGATTGTAGACTATACAGTGAATCGATACGATAACAAGCCCATTTTTATTACTGAGAATG GTTATTCTTCGCCACTGCAACAAGATCAACTTGATGATTTACAGCGTGATGTCAAGCGAATTGAATTTCACCAAGCATACCTATCATCTTTGGCTCGAGCCATGAG AAATGGTGCTGATGTGAGGGGCTATTTTGTTTGGACTTTGATGGATAATTTTGAATGGTCATTTGGGTATGATGTGAAGTTTGGACTTTATTCTGTTGATCGGGCAACGTTGAATAGAAATCCTAGGTCCTCTGCCAAGTGGTATAGAAATTTCCTGAGGAACATCAGCTCCAATGGCATGAAGCCCAGAACTGCATTTTCTCTTTGGAACAAAGTTGGTAGAGCAGAAGAAGAGTGA